A genomic window from Treponema maltophilum ATCC 51939 includes:
- a CDS encoding SH3 domain-containing protein, with amino-acid sequence MKNKAAHGYLLYRLSHDSAIAGCHYVAIDYHKDSDHYVIDNRVNVRSAPNISGEKLFRLNAGDKVRILEWNEDGEWLWAEGYYAPWYKISCAKGTGYICGRYISCKEAVGDLDNDGEDEVFACLCVSESKGAPISGNFRYMSSFYNINTHHVLIKDSQVKNIDLEKLYLEEFDENKISRDTFYSIWECEYLTPEVSFRVARSGSKDEEGGWYTKRYFYFTDGTLKYLTTLSDVESKMHYGFVEYFEFSNRNTITVMHISKSWENGTPSVSERESGGYLWNGKDFIDTGGQ; translated from the coding sequence ATGAAAAATAAAGCTGCACACGGCTATTTATTGTACCGATTATCACACGATTCGGCAATTGCCGGCTGCCATTATGTCGCCATCGATTATCACAAAGACAGTGATCATTATGTTATTGATAACAGAGTAAATGTCCGCTCGGCGCCGAACATTTCCGGTGAAAAACTGTTCCGGCTGAATGCGGGTGATAAAGTCAGGATACTCGAGTGGAATGAAGATGGGGAATGGCTTTGGGCGGAAGGCTACTATGCGCCGTGGTACAAAATCTCTTGCGCCAAAGGTACCGGCTACATATGCGGCCGGTATATTTCCTGCAAAGAGGCTGTAGGGGACCTCGACAACGACGGAGAAGATGAGGTTTTTGCATGCCTTTGCGTCAGTGAATCTAAGGGAGCGCCGATTTCCGGAAATTTCAGATATATGAGCAGCTTTTATAACATAAACACACATCACGTGCTCATAAAAGACTCACAGGTTAAAAATATCGACTTGGAGAAACTCTATTTGGAAGAATTCGATGAAAATAAAATCTCGCGAGATACCTTCTATTCAATATGGGAATGCGAATATTTGACACCGGAAGTATCTTTTCGCGTTGCCCGCAGCGGTTCTAAAGACGAAGAGGGCGGCTGGTATACAAAGCGGTATTTTTATTTTACGGACGGCACACTGAAATATCTTACTACACTTTCAGACGTTGAATCTAAAATGCATTACGGGTTTGTCGAATATTTTGAATTTAGCAATAGAAACACGATAACAGTCATGCATATATCTAAAAGCTGGGAAAACGGCACGCCTTCGGTATCCGAAAGAGAATCCGGAGGCTATTTGTGGAACGGCAAAGATTTTATAGATACCGGCGGCCAATAA